From a single Apium graveolens cultivar Ventura chromosome 2, ASM990537v1, whole genome shotgun sequence genomic region:
- the LOC141708547 gene encoding endo-1,3;1,4-beta-D-glucanase-like, protein MSGPECCSNPPKLSSSSGSGSVIELAGLKAYVSGSSNSKQAILLVSDVYGYESPNLRKLADKVANAGFYVVVPDFMHGEPYDPDNVEKPIPVWLNTHNTDRGCEDAKPAIAALKSQGITTIGAAGFCWGAKVVVELTKSSHIQAAVLLHPSLTTLDDIKDVKVPMAILGAEIDKNSPPELMRQFGEILTSTKVKSFVKIFPGVAHGWTVRYKAEDEFAVKSAEEAHQDMLNWFLAHIN, encoded by the exons ATGTCAGGACCAGAATGTTGCAGTAACCCACCAAAACTAAGCTCAAGCAGTGGATCAGGCTCTGTTATCGAACTTGCAGGCCTAAAAGCTTATGTATCTGGTTCTTCTAATTCCAAACAGGCCATTCTTCTTGTTTCTGATGTTTATG GATATGAATCACCGAATCTAAG GAAACTGGCTGACAAAGTTGCTAATGCTGGATTCTACGTGGTGGTACCGGATTTTATGCATGGAGAGCCCTATGATCCAGATAATGTTGAGAAGCCTATTCCAGTCTGGCTGAACACACACAATACT GACAGAGGATGTGAAGATGCAAAACCAGCTATTGCAGCTCTTAAAAGTCAAGGCATAACAACAATTGGAGCTGCAGGGTTTTGCTGGGGCG CTAAGGTGGTTGTGGAACTAACGAAGTCTTCTCATATTCAAGCTGCAGTGCTGTTGCACCCTTCGCTCACTACTTTGGATGATATCAAGG ATGTTAAGGTCCCCATGGCTATATTAGGAGCTGAGATTGACAAAAACTCTCCTCCTGAACTCATGAGGCAATTTGGGGAGATTCTTACATCTACTAAG GTAAAGTCTTTTGTAAAGATATTTCCGGGTGTGGCACATGGATGGACCGTTAGGTACAAAGCTGAAGATGAATTTGCTGTAAAATCGGCTGAAGAAGCACATCAGGACATGCTGAACTGGTTTCTTGCACATATCAATTGA
- the LOC141708548 gene encoding endo-1,3;1,4-beta-D-glucanase-like translates to MSGPECCSNPPNLSSSSGSGSVTQLGGLKAYVSASSNSKQAILLISDVYGYESPNLRKLADKVANAGFYAVVPDFMHGEPYDPDNADKPLPVWLSIHNTDRGFEDAKPVIAALKSQGITTVGAAGFCWGAKVVVELAKSALIQAAVLLHPSLTSLDDVKEVKVPMALLGAEVDKHSPPELMRQFGEILISTKVKSFVKIFPGVAHGWAVRYKAEDEFAVKSAEEAHQDMLDWFLAHME, encoded by the exons ATGTCAGGACCAGAATGTTGCAGCAACCCACCAAATCTAAGCTCAAGCAGTGGATCAGGCTCTGTCACTCAACTTGGAGGCCTGAAAGCTTATGTATCTGCCTCTTCTAATTCCAAACAGGCCATTCTTCTTATTTCTGATGTTTATG GATATGAATCACCAAATCTAAG GAAACTGGCTGACAAAGTTGCTAATGCTGGATTCTATGCGGTAGTACCGGATTTTATGCATGGAGAGCCCTATGATCCGGATAATGCTGACAAGCCTCTTCCAGTCTGGTTGAGCATACACAATACA GACAGAGGATTTGAAGATGCAAAACCAGTTATTGCAGCTCTGAAAAGTCAAGGCATAACAACGGTTGGAGCTGCAGGATTTTGCTGGGGAG CTAAGGTGGTTGTGGAACTAGCGAAGTCTGCTCTTATTCAAGCTGCAGTGCTCTTACACCCTTCGCTCACTAGTTTGGATGATGTGAAGG AGGTTAAGGTGCCCATGGCTCTGTTGGGAGCTGAGGTTGACAAACACTCTCCTCCTGAACTGATGAGGCAATTTGGGGAGATTCTTATATCTACTAAG GTTAAGTCTTTTGTAAAGATATTTCCGGGTGTTGCACATGGATGGGCAGTTAGGTACAAAGCTGAAGATGAATTTGCTGTAAAATCGGCCGAAGAAGCACATCAGGACATGCTGGACTGGTTTCTGGCACATATGGAATGA
- the LOC141708546 gene encoding endo-1,3;1,4-beta-D-glucanase-like, translating into MLGPQCCENPPNLMSAGACGEGSVVELGGLKTYVSGSSTLAVLLISDVHGYEAPKLRKLADKVASSGYYVVVPDFFDGEYFRAPGDKRSLADWVNSHPTAKGVADAKPIIQALKRTGISAIGAAGFCWGGKVVVELAKSDHIQAAVLLHPAMVTVDDIKEVRVAIAVLGAEIDNISPPELLKQYKPVLSTKHEVDSYVKIFHGTKHGWTTRYRDEDKIEVESAEEAHKDMMAWFNKHLKLNKRIAKI; encoded by the exons ATGCTAGGCCCTCAGTGCTGTGAAAACCCACCAAATTTGATGAGCGCAGGTGCTTGTGGAGAAGGCTCTGTTGTAGAACTTGGTGGCCTCAAAACTTATGTATCAGGATCATCCACTTTGGCTGTTCTTCTAATCTCTGATGTCCATG GTTATGAAGCCCCAAAATTAAG GAAGCTTGCAGATAAAGTTGCTTCTTCTGGATACTATGTAGTGGTTCCTGACTTTTTTGATGGAGAATATTTTAGGGCTCCAGGTGACAAGAGGTCTCTTGCAGACTGGGTGAACTCTCACCCAACA GCAAAAGGGGTTGCAGATGCGAAACCGATCATTCAGGCTCTAAAGAGAACAGGAATATCAGCAATTGGAGCTGCAGGGTTCTGTTGGGGAG GTAAAGTGGTCGTGGAATTAGCCAAGTCTGATCACATCCAAGCTGCAGTGTTGTTGCACCCTGCAATGGTTACTGTTGATGATATCAAAG AGGTTAGGGTTGCAATTGCTGTTCTAGGTGCCGAGATCGATAACATATCTCCACCAGAACTGCTTAAGCAATATAAGCCAGTTTTGTCCACCAAACATGAG GTTGATAGTTATGTCAAGATCTTTCATGGGACGAAGCACGGATGGACCACAAGGTATAGAGATGAAGACAAGATAGAAGTGGAAAGTGCTGAAGAAGCCCATAAAGACATGATGGCCTGGTTTAATAAGCATCTAAAACTGAACAAGAGAATTGCAAAAATCTAA
- the LOC141708549 gene encoding sm-like protein LSM2, with protein sequence MLFFSYFKDLVGREVTVELKNDLAIRGTLHSVDQYLNIKLENTRVVDQDKYPHMLSVRNCFIRGSVVRYVQLPPDGVDIDLLHDATRREARGG encoded by the exons ATG TTGTTCTTTTCGTATTTCAAGGATTTAGTAGGAAGAGAAGTGACTGTAGAATTGAAGAACGATTTAGCAATAAGAGGAACATTGCATTCAGTGGATCAGTATTTGAACATCAAGCTTGAGAATACCAGAGTTGTTGATCAAGACAAGTACCCTCACATG CTTTCAGTGCGAAACTGTTTCATTCGAGGATCTGTTGTAAGGTATGTCCAGCTACCACCTGATGGAGTGGACATTGACCTGCTACACGATGCCACTAGAAGAGAAGCACGGGGTGGCTAG